From one Leifsonia soli genomic stretch:
- a CDS encoding SDR family NAD(P)-dependent oxidoreductase: MTLPLSGPGGLGADADAALADITRVSRALGADPALVLHGGGNTSIKAVGRDITGDDVELVLVKGSGWDLGSIEPAGFAPLRRERLLRLLALDELSDSRMVNEVRQASLDASAPTASIEALLHAHLPARVVLHSHADAIVALTDQPDGVRHAADVLGDGVHVLPYVMPGFPLARAVADAPLHGVDALVLANHGLFTFADDPDDALQRHRELVARASASFGDPAWGDAGPGEERAGSPLELAALRRDVSRAAGRPLVVRQSPSSRAHRYARRSDLAAVTGRGTATPEHVIRTKRVPLLGRDVDAYASAYRAYVDAHRHRAPGDLEPIDPAPRVILDPELGLLTAGVSRAAADAVHDIALHTMDIVEAADRQGGYRSLDDPLTFDIEYWELEQARLRSGASGRPLDGEVALVTGAASGIGKATAAALLAQGASVVGVDLSPGVVDAFAGPAWRGVVGDVSDADVIDRAIAAAAREFGGLDILVVAAGIFPSAEPLSGFGDDVWERSLRVNTTAVARALRAAHPLLAVAPRGGRVVLVSTKNVAAPGPGAAAYSASKAAAAQLARVAALEWAADGIRVNQVEPDGVFDTAIWTPELLADRAARYGLTVEEYRTRNLLGVEVTSAVVAEAVLVFAGGLAATTGAHLSVDGGNDRVV, encoded by the coding sequence ATGACGCTCCCCCTCAGCGGACCCGGCGGCCTCGGCGCCGATGCGGATGCCGCTCTCGCCGACATCACCCGCGTCTCCCGTGCCCTGGGCGCCGACCCGGCGCTCGTGCTGCACGGCGGCGGGAACACCTCGATCAAGGCCGTCGGCCGGGACATCACCGGAGACGACGTCGAGCTCGTCCTCGTGAAGGGCAGCGGCTGGGACCTCGGCAGCATCGAGCCGGCGGGATTCGCGCCGCTCCGCCGCGAGCGGCTGCTGCGCCTGCTCGCTCTCGACGAGCTGAGCGACAGCCGGATGGTCAACGAGGTGCGTCAGGCTTCGCTCGACGCGTCGGCGCCGACGGCGTCCATCGAGGCGCTGCTGCACGCCCACCTCCCCGCGCGCGTCGTGCTCCATTCCCACGCCGACGCGATCGTCGCGCTGACCGACCAGCCCGACGGCGTCCGGCACGCCGCCGATGTGCTGGGCGACGGCGTCCACGTCCTCCCGTATGTGATGCCCGGCTTCCCGCTCGCACGCGCGGTCGCGGATGCTCCCCTGCACGGCGTGGATGCTCTCGTGCTCGCGAATCACGGACTGTTCACCTTCGCCGACGACCCCGACGACGCGCTCCAGCGGCACCGTGAGCTGGTGGCCCGCGCTTCGGCATCGTTCGGCGACCCCGCGTGGGGAGACGCCGGGCCGGGGGAGGAGCGAGCCGGATCGCCGCTCGAGCTGGCCGCTCTGCGCCGCGACGTCTCGCGCGCTGCCGGGCGCCCCCTGGTCGTGCGGCAGTCGCCGTCCTCCCGGGCACACCGGTACGCGCGGCGCTCCGATCTGGCCGCGGTGACCGGCCGCGGCACGGCGACGCCCGAGCACGTCATCCGCACCAAGCGGGTCCCCCTCCTCGGCCGGGACGTCGACGCCTACGCATCCGCCTACCGCGCCTACGTCGACGCACACCGTCACCGCGCCCCGGGCGACCTGGAGCCGATCGATCCGGCGCCCCGCGTCATCCTGGACCCCGAGCTCGGCCTCCTGACCGCCGGCGTCTCGCGGGCCGCCGCCGACGCGGTGCACGACATCGCGCTGCACACCATGGACATCGTCGAGGCGGCCGACCGCCAGGGCGGGTACCGCTCGCTCGACGACCCCCTCACCTTCGACATCGAGTACTGGGAGCTGGAGCAGGCGCGTCTGCGGTCCGGCGCCTCCGGCCGGCCGCTGGACGGCGAGGTGGCGCTGGTGACCGGCGCGGCCTCGGGGATCGGCAAGGCCACCGCCGCCGCGCTCCTCGCCCAGGGCGCGTCGGTGGTCGGTGTCGACCTCAGCCCGGGCGTGGTGGATGCGTTCGCCGGCCCCGCCTGGCGCGGTGTGGTCGGCGATGTCTCCGACGCCGACGTGATCGACCGCGCCATCGCGGCCGCCGCGCGCGAGTTCGGAGGGCTGGACATCCTCGTCGTCGCGGCCGGGATCTTCCCGTCCGCTGAACCCCTCTCCGGGTTCGGCGACGACGTCTGGGAGCGGTCGCTGCGGGTCAACACGACGGCCGTCGCCCGGGCGCTGCGCGCCGCGCATCCCCTCCTCGCCGTCGCGCCGCGTGGAGGCCGCGTGGTGCTGGTGTCGACCAAGAACGTCGCGGCCCCGGGCCCGGGGGCGGCCGCCTACTCCGCGAGCAAGGCGGCCGCTGCGCAGCTGGCCCGCGTCGCTGCGCTGGAGTGGGCCGCCGACGGCATCCGCGTCAACCAGGTCGAGCCGGACGGCGTCTTCGACACGGCGATCTGGACGCCGGAACTGCTGGCCGACCGTGCCGCCCGCTACGGCCTCACCGTGGAGGAGTACCGCACCCGCAACCTCCTCGGCGTCGAGGTGACGAGCGCGGTCGTCGCGGAGGCGGTGCTCGTCTTCGCCGGCGGCCTCGCGGCCACGACGGGAGCGCATCTCTCGGTCGACGGCGGCAACGACCGCGTCGTGTAG
- a CDS encoding HAD-IA family hydrolase, whose protein sequence is MEPLPRTPAAAVVLDMDGVVTDTRTFHLRAWTQLFDEELGAISAEAPPFTTGDYERSVDGRSRESGIRAFLASRRIPESAITPDLVSRLAERKQHIFEQLIAAHGTTTLPGASRVIRALHSAGVRLALATASRNVALVLESTGILPLFDTVVDGAVAADLSLPSKPDPALFVEACRRLGVAPAHAMLVEDSEAGIEAAAAAGFGLVMGIAPDPRRAAALRRADADVVVPGLDALEIGPSGEIFVTGAPDPWVLGFDGFDPEAEPTRESICALANGYWGTRAAAEDGASWAGRSPGTYFAGVYDAVVDGPSTGDEIVNAPDWLPLALRPADGGWLTLDGEDLIAFRQELDLRQAVLRRTLTYRDRSGRETRVRFRRIVSQADPRMSALQATVVAVDWSGPLTIRTGIDAGTLNTITDTATPGSGPGPRRHVAIRESRELSPDAILVEVETLVSHVHISVAERTRVHRGDATLAPEREFATKDAAASHEFTIDLEQGRPVVIEKVVAVATSRDRAILSPSHSATTRLARAPRFADLLADHAQRWEALWPYFSTSVEPAADLSLAVNVNTFHLLQTLAGVTTELDVGVPARGLHGEGYGGRVFWDELFVYPVLTLRRPDISRTLLGYRHRRLPEAEHAAAETGRDGAMFPWQSATTGADVTPDRLFNPLTGRWMADHSHLQRHVGLGIAYSAWEFYETTGDTEYLAEEGAELIVGVARFFASLADWDQSTGRYSIRGVMGPDEFHDGPPGAPGHGVTDNVYTNVMTAWVLLRAADTARLLSSRPDRGPYQALGITSDELDRWAHIAKNLRIVFNADGTLSQFDGYDALEPIDLDRYRSRYPTEGRLDLVLDAEGDSTNRYQVSKQPDSLMLLYLLSAEELRELLGHMGYPLSADAIVRTVERYSRSSTYGSTLSNVVHSWLEARRDRERSWAFLERALQSDIADIQGGTTRYGIHLAAMAGSVDLLTRCYTGIETRADMLWFHPLLPAEIDRLEFTISYRAHRLSVSITHESLGIVSADGYADPIHIVVEGEPALLHTGETRTFEL, encoded by the coding sequence GTGGAACCGCTTCCGCGGACCCCTGCTGCAGCGGTGGTCCTCGACATGGACGGGGTGGTGACGGACACCCGGACCTTCCATCTGCGCGCCTGGACCCAGCTGTTCGACGAGGAGCTCGGTGCCATCTCGGCGGAGGCACCTCCCTTCACGACCGGCGATTACGAGCGCTCGGTCGACGGCAGGAGCCGCGAGAGCGGGATCCGCGCCTTCCTCGCCAGCCGCCGGATTCCGGAGTCGGCGATCACCCCGGACCTCGTCTCCCGGCTGGCGGAGCGCAAGCAGCACATCTTCGAACAGCTCATCGCGGCGCACGGCACGACGACGCTCCCCGGCGCATCGAGGGTGATCCGCGCGCTCCACTCCGCCGGTGTCCGGCTTGCCCTCGCGACCGCCAGCAGGAATGTCGCTCTCGTCCTCGAGAGCACGGGGATCCTGCCGCTGTTCGACACCGTCGTCGACGGCGCCGTCGCCGCAGATCTCTCCCTGCCGTCGAAGCCGGACCCCGCCCTCTTCGTGGAGGCCTGCCGACGACTCGGAGTCGCCCCGGCCCACGCGATGCTCGTGGAGGACTCGGAGGCGGGCATCGAGGCGGCGGCGGCCGCCGGATTCGGACTCGTGATGGGGATCGCCCCGGACCCTCGCCGCGCCGCGGCGCTGCGCCGCGCCGATGCCGACGTCGTCGTTCCCGGCCTGGACGCGCTCGAGATCGGACCATCGGGCGAGATCTTCGTGACGGGCGCACCCGATCCGTGGGTGCTCGGGTTCGACGGCTTCGACCCGGAGGCGGAGCCGACGCGCGAGAGCATCTGCGCTCTCGCGAACGGGTACTGGGGAACCCGCGCCGCCGCCGAGGACGGCGCCTCCTGGGCGGGCCGCTCGCCCGGAACCTACTTCGCAGGGGTCTACGACGCCGTCGTCGACGGTCCGTCGACCGGCGACGAGATCGTGAACGCACCCGACTGGCTGCCCCTCGCGCTCCGGCCGGCGGACGGCGGATGGCTCACCCTCGACGGCGAGGACCTCATCGCCTTCCGGCAGGAGCTCGATCTGCGCCAGGCGGTGCTGCGTCGCACGCTCACGTATCGCGACCGCTCGGGGCGCGAGACCAGGGTCCGCTTCCGCCGGATCGTCTCGCAGGCCGACCCGAGGATGAGCGCCCTCCAGGCCACGGTCGTCGCCGTCGACTGGTCAGGTCCTCTGACGATCCGCACCGGGATCGACGCGGGGACGCTCAACACGATCACGGACACCGCGACCCCCGGGAGCGGACCCGGCCCGCGCAGGCATGTCGCCATCAGGGAGAGCAGGGAGCTGTCGCCCGACGCGATCCTCGTCGAGGTGGAGACCCTCGTCTCCCACGTCCACATCTCCGTCGCCGAGCGCACCCGTGTCCACCGCGGTGACGCGACGCTGGCGCCCGAGCGGGAGTTCGCGACGAAGGACGCCGCCGCCTCCCACGAGTTCACCATCGACCTCGAACAGGGCCGGCCGGTCGTCATCGAGAAGGTCGTCGCGGTCGCCACGTCGCGCGACCGGGCGATCCTCTCCCCCTCGCACTCCGCCACGACCCGCCTGGCACGGGCACCGCGATTCGCGGACCTCCTCGCCGACCACGCCCAGCGGTGGGAGGCCCTCTGGCCGTACTTCTCGACCTCCGTGGAACCGGCAGCCGACCTCAGCCTCGCCGTGAACGTGAACACCTTCCACCTGCTGCAGACGCTGGCCGGAGTGACCACGGAGCTCGATGTCGGCGTTCCCGCGCGGGGGCTGCACGGCGAGGGGTACGGCGGGCGTGTGTTCTGGGACGAGCTCTTCGTCTACCCGGTGCTCACGCTGCGCCGGCCCGACATCAGCCGCACCCTGCTCGGCTACCGCCACCGCCGCCTCCCCGAAGCCGAGCATGCCGCCGCCGAGACCGGCCGTGACGGCGCGATGTTCCCGTGGCAGAGCGCCACGACCGGGGCGGATGTGACCCCGGACCGCCTGTTCAACCCGCTGACGGGTCGTTGGATGGCCGACCACTCGCACCTGCAACGGCACGTCGGCCTCGGGATCGCCTACAGCGCATGGGAGTTCTACGAGACGACGGGCGACACCGAGTACCTCGCCGAAGAGGGAGCCGAGCTGATCGTCGGCGTCGCCCGCTTCTTCGCGTCGCTCGCCGACTGGGATCAGAGCACGGGCCGCTACTCCATCCGCGGGGTGATGGGACCGGACGAGTTCCACGACGGCCCTCCCGGCGCCCCCGGCCACGGGGTGACGGACAACGTCTACACGAACGTGATGACCGCGTGGGTCCTGCTGCGGGCCGCCGACACCGCACGTCTGCTCTCCTCGCGGCCCGATCGCGGCCCGTACCAGGCACTCGGGATCACGTCCGACGAACTCGACCGCTGGGCGCACATCGCGAAGAACCTGCGGATCGTCTTCAACGCCGACGGCACGCTCTCCCAGTTCGACGGGTACGACGCGCTCGAGCCGATCGACCTCGACCGCTACCGCTCCCGCTATCCGACCGAGGGCCGGCTCGACCTGGTGCTGGACGCCGAAGGGGACTCGACGAACCGCTACCAGGTCTCCAAGCAGCCGGACTCGCTCATGCTGCTGTACCTGCTCTCGGCCGAGGAGCTCCGCGAACTGCTCGGGCACATGGGGTACCCGCTCAGCGCCGACGCGATCGTCCGCACCGTCGAACGGTACTCCCGCTCGTCCACCTACGGATCGACCCTCTCGAACGTCGTCCACTCCTGGCTCGAGGCCCGGCGCGACCGCGAGCGGTCCTGGGCGTTCCTCGAGCGCGCCCTGCAGAGCGACATCGCGGACATCCAGGGCGGCACCACCCGGTACGGGATCCACCTCGCGGCGATGGCGGGGTCAGTCGACCTGCTCACCCGCTGCTACACCGGGATCGAGACCCGCGCGGACATGCTGTGGTTCCATCCCCTGCTGCCCGCCGAGATCGACCGCCTGGAGTTCACGATCAGCTACCGCGCGCACCGGCTGTCCGTCTCGATCACGCACGAGTCCCTCGGCATCGTCTCGGCCGACGGCTACGCGGACCCCATCCACATCGTCGTCGAGGGCGAGCCCGCCCTGCTGCACACCGGCGAGACCCGCACATTCGAGCTCTGA
- a CDS encoding aldo/keto reductase: protein MQFRYLGNSGFKISEITYGNWLTHGSQVENDTAAACVRAALDSGISTFDTADVYANTMAETVLGEALAGERRASLEIFTKVFGPTGPKGHNDVGLSRKHILESIDGSLSRLQTDYVDLYQAHRYDHETPLEETMQAFADVVRAGKALYIGVSEWTADQLRAGHALAKELNIQLISNQPEYSALWRVIEAEVVPTSKELGISQVVWSPVAQGVLSGKYRPGAPLPEGSRATDEKGGAGAVQRWLTDDVLTRVQELTPIAQELDLTPAQLAVAWVLQNDNVATAIIGASRPEQVVENVKASGVTIPSGLLARIDEVLGDVVERDPSHTHERSPKTREA, encoded by the coding sequence GTGCAGTTCAGGTACCTGGGAAACTCCGGCTTCAAGATCTCCGAGATCACCTACGGCAATTGGTTGACCCACGGCTCCCAGGTGGAGAACGACACGGCCGCCGCGTGCGTCCGCGCGGCCCTCGACTCGGGGATCTCGACCTTCGACACGGCGGACGTCTACGCGAACACGATGGCCGAGACGGTCCTCGGCGAGGCCCTCGCGGGCGAGCGCCGTGCCTCGCTGGAGATCTTCACCAAGGTGTTCGGACCGACCGGGCCGAAGGGCCACAACGACGTCGGCCTCTCGCGCAAGCACATCCTCGAGTCGATCGACGGCTCCCTCTCCCGCCTGCAGACGGACTACGTGGACCTGTATCAGGCCCACCGGTACGACCACGAGACGCCGCTCGAGGAGACGATGCAGGCGTTCGCCGACGTCGTCCGCGCGGGCAAGGCGCTCTACATCGGCGTCAGCGAGTGGACGGCCGACCAGCTCCGGGCGGGACACGCGCTCGCGAAGGAGCTCAACATCCAGCTGATCTCGAACCAGCCGGAGTACTCGGCGCTGTGGCGCGTGATCGAGGCCGAGGTCGTGCCGACCTCGAAGGAGCTCGGCATCTCGCAGGTGGTCTGGTCGCCGGTCGCGCAGGGCGTTCTGAGCGGCAAGTACCGCCCGGGCGCCCCGCTGCCCGAGGGCAGCCGCGCCACGGACGAGAAGGGCGGGGCGGGAGCCGTCCAGCGCTGGCTGACGGACGACGTGCTCACCCGCGTGCAGGAGCTGACCCCGATCGCGCAGGAGCTCGACCTCACCCCCGCGCAGCTCGCGGTCGCCTGGGTGCTGCAGAACGACAACGTGGCGACCGCGATCATCGGCGCCTCCCGCCCGGAGCAGGTCGTGGAGAACGTGAAGGCCTCCGGCGTCACCATCCCCTCCGGGCTGCTCGCCCGCATCGACGAGGTGCTCGGCGACGTCGTCGAGCGCGACCCATCGCACACGCACGAGCGGTCGCCCAAGACCCGGGAGGCCTGA
- a CDS encoding MerR family transcriptional regulator, whose amino-acid sequence MTTLTIQDVSRQSGLSEPTLRYYEDVGLLGPIARDERSGHRRYAEGDLDAAQVLACLRAMGVGIEDMRTYQANRRRGREAAREQRDILLRHAERVEEQIATLRVHLDYLRVKAALWDARDQADAVAEAQAHAELESVLPRLEETFR is encoded by the coding sequence ATGACCACGTTGACCATCCAGGACGTCTCCCGTCAGAGCGGGCTGAGCGAGCCGACGCTGCGCTACTACGAGGACGTCGGCCTGCTCGGCCCCATCGCGCGCGACGAGCGGAGCGGGCACCGGCGCTACGCCGAGGGCGACCTCGACGCCGCGCAGGTGCTCGCCTGCCTGCGCGCCATGGGCGTCGGGATCGAGGACATGCGCACGTACCAGGCGAACCGGCGGCGCGGCCGCGAGGCGGCACGCGAGCAGCGCGACATCCTGCTGCGCCACGCCGAACGCGTCGAGGAGCAGATCGCCACGCTGCGTGTGCATCTCGACTACCTGCGGGTGAAGGCCGCCCTGTGGGATGCGCGGGACCAGGCCGACGCCGTGGCCGAAGCTCAGGCGCACGCCGAGCTCGAATCCGTCCTTCCCCGACTCGAGGAGACCTTCCGATGA
- a CDS encoding FGGY-family carbohydrate kinase yields the protein MKHCLIGIDVGLTAAKAAAFDENGRELRTVSAANPRVAVAADRQEIDMAALWEVVAGVLSDLTAWLDAEGWTVRGVGATGHGNGLYLVDDALRPVRPAFASTDSRSERIVAGLDAEEVERVRRVTGSVPWAGQPGVLLRWLQDNEPDTLARARWALSCKDWIVACLTATASADYSDASACGVVNLAERTYEPAVFDLLGLPRTLRSLLPPLSRSDEVVGRVTGPAASLTGLPEGTPVVAGCMDCIASPIGAGSTAPGDVTVIVGTWAINSVVVPADSEPPRVTLNALLPDPRYMLAQEVAPTSAASVEWFSSLMSSVAVDAVSPRDLLHAASTVPAGAEGLLFLPFVHGAPEHLGASGTLLGVKDKHGYREIARAVAEGITQYHRVQLDKVRVSGANVSSEPWTLAGGGAKNPFWAQMFADIIGHPVRRQLGTELGARGVASLAAAGVGIDTASWRVDPDPALVVSPGEERAVYRVQADRFDRTLAAMGAVWTEAAR from the coding sequence ATGAAGCACTGCCTGATCGGGATCGACGTCGGCCTCACCGCCGCGAAGGCCGCCGCCTTCGACGAGAACGGGCGCGAACTGCGCACGGTCTCTGCGGCGAACCCGCGCGTCGCGGTCGCCGCCGACCGGCAGGAGATCGACATGGCGGCGCTGTGGGAGGTCGTCGCCGGTGTGCTCTCCGACCTGACGGCCTGGCTGGACGCCGAGGGGTGGACCGTCCGCGGCGTCGGCGCGACCGGTCACGGCAACGGCCTGTACCTCGTCGACGACGCTCTGCGTCCCGTCCGGCCGGCCTTCGCCTCCACCGACAGCCGCAGCGAGCGGATCGTCGCCGGGCTGGACGCCGAGGAGGTCGAGCGCGTCCGCCGGGTCACCGGCTCCGTGCCGTGGGCCGGCCAGCCCGGCGTGCTCCTGCGCTGGCTGCAGGACAACGAGCCGGACACCCTCGCCCGAGCCCGCTGGGCGCTCAGCTGCAAGGACTGGATCGTCGCCTGCCTCACCGCGACGGCGAGCGCCGACTACTCCGACGCGTCGGCCTGCGGTGTGGTGAACCTCGCCGAGCGGACGTACGAGCCTGCCGTGTTCGACCTGCTCGGCCTCCCCCGCACGCTCCGGTCCCTGCTGCCGCCGCTCTCCCGTTCCGACGAGGTCGTCGGACGCGTCACCGGGCCGGCGGCCTCCCTCACGGGGCTGCCCGAGGGCACCCCGGTCGTGGCCGGCTGCATGGACTGCATCGCCAGCCCCATCGGCGCCGGGTCGACCGCACCGGGCGATGTCACCGTGATCGTCGGCACCTGGGCGATCAACTCCGTCGTGGTGCCCGCCGACTCGGAGCCGCCGCGCGTGACCCTCAACGCCCTGCTGCCCGACCCCCGCTACATGCTCGCTCAGGAGGTCGCCCCCACCTCCGCGGCGAGCGTCGAGTGGTTCTCCTCGCTCATGTCCTCCGTGGCCGTGGATGCGGTGAGCCCGCGCGACCTGCTCCACGCCGCCTCCACGGTTCCCGCCGGAGCCGAGGGGCTGCTGTTCCTGCCGTTCGTCCACGGGGCCCCGGAGCACCTCGGCGCCTCCGGCACTCTGCTCGGCGTGAAGGACAAGCACGGCTACCGCGAGATCGCCCGCGCCGTCGCCGAGGGCATCACCCAGTACCACCGCGTCCAGCTCGACAAGGTGCGGGTCAGCGGAGCGAACGTCTCCTCCGAACCGTGGACGCTCGCCGGCGGCGGGGCCAAGAATCCGTTCTGGGCGCAGATGTTCGCGGACATCATCGGCCACCCGGTCCGCCGTCAGCTCGGCACCGAACTCGGGGCGCGCGGCGTCGCGTCCCTCGCCGCGGCCGGCGTCGGCATCGACACCGCATCCTGGCGTGTCGACCCCGACCCGGCGCTGGTCGTGTCTCCCGGGGAGGAGCGCGCGGTGTACCGGGTGCAGGCCGACCGGTTCGATCGCACGCTCGCCGCGATGGGCGCCGTGTGGACGGAGGCGGCCCGATGA
- a CDS encoding AAA family ATPase, whose amino-acid sequence MRIVVSGTHASGKSTLISDFALRHPDFTVLPDPFDLIDEAWDQPSETAFARQLRVAAQRLAPDEVAGNVIAERGPLDFLAYMLALHEVTGAPGSSELIERSAIVTADALAHVDLLVVLPLDSADAIDVGADEDPELRSAMNDVLMELVDDPDLVGSRLKVAEVVGSPSDRLRQLEALVSES is encoded by the coding sequence ATGCGGATCGTCGTCTCGGGCACACACGCGAGCGGAAAGAGCACGCTGATCTCCGACTTCGCGCTCCGCCACCCCGACTTCACCGTGCTGCCCGACCCTTTCGACCTCATCGACGAGGCCTGGGATCAACCGAGCGAGACCGCGTTCGCACGGCAGCTGCGTGTCGCGGCGCAGCGGCTCGCCCCTGACGAGGTCGCGGGGAACGTCATCGCGGAGCGCGGACCACTCGACTTCCTCGCCTACATGCTGGCTCTCCACGAGGTGACGGGCGCACCCGGCTCCTCTGAACTCATCGAGCGCTCCGCGATCGTCACCGCGGACGCGCTCGCCCACGTCGACCTGCTCGTCGTGCTGCCGCTCGACTCCGCCGATGCGATCGACGTCGGCGCCGATGAAGACCCGGAGTTGAGGAGCGCGATGAACGACGTGCTGATGGAGCTGGTCGATGACCCCGATCTCGTCGGTTCACGGCTGAAGGTGGCGGAGGTCGTCGGGAGCCCGAGCGACCGCCTCCGCCAGCTCGAAGCGCTCGTCAGCGAGTCCTGA
- a CDS encoding NAD-dependent epimerase/dehydratase family protein, with product MTSDAPTILVTGGTGYLGTRLLADLLASGAAVRTTVRSLDRADEVRAAVRRAGVDDTGLSFAAAPLTHDDGWADALAGIEEVHHTASPMIQTAVPDEVVVPARDGALRVLRAARDAGARRVVLTSSFAAVGYSPKPVRDYDESDWTDPATPGLPAYPLSKAVAERAAWDFVEREGGGLELVALNPTWIAGPTLTASARSSLAVFTGMLDGTMTAVPRQRFGLADVRDVSAAHLAAMSTPGAAGNRYLVLADGPTMTFLDVATVLRERLGDLAAAVPTEELPGDEPAPLVIHNERAKRELDLRPRAAVDTIVETAESLRDLGLLADRS from the coding sequence ATGACCTCAGACGCCCCCACCATCCTCGTCACCGGCGGCACCGGTTACCTCGGCACGCGGCTGCTGGCCGACCTGCTCGCGTCCGGCGCCGCGGTGCGCACGACGGTCCGCTCGCTCGATCGGGCGGACGAGGTCCGCGCCGCCGTCCGCCGGGCGGGCGTCGACGACACGGGACTGTCGTTCGCCGCCGCCCCCCTCACCCACGACGACGGCTGGGCCGACGCGCTCGCGGGCATCGAGGAGGTGCACCACACCGCGTCGCCGATGATCCAGACCGCCGTGCCCGACGAGGTCGTCGTCCCCGCCCGCGACGGAGCACTCCGCGTGCTGCGCGCCGCCCGCGACGCCGGTGCGCGCCGTGTCGTGCTGACGTCGTCGTTCGCCGCCGTCGGCTACTCCCCGAAGCCCGTCCGCGACTACGACGAGTCCGACTGGACCGACCCCGCCACGCCGGGTCTTCCCGCATACCCGCTCTCGAAGGCGGTCGCCGAGCGCGCCGCGTGGGACTTCGTCGAGCGCGAGGGCGGCGGTCTCGAACTGGTCGCCCTCAATCCGACGTGGATCGCCGGCCCGACCCTGACCGCCTCCGCGCGCTCGTCGCTCGCCGTCTTCACCGGGATGCTCGACGGCACGATGACGGCCGTGCCTCGACAGCGCTTCGGCCTGGCGGACGTGCGCGACGTCTCGGCGGCCCACCTCGCCGCCATGTCCACCCCGGGCGCCGCGGGCAACCGCTATCTGGTGCTCGCCGACGGCCCGACGATGACGTTCCTCGACGTCGCGACCGTGCTGCGCGAGCGCCTCGGCGACCTCGCCGCCGCTGTGCCCACCGAGGAGCTGCCCGGCGACGAGCCCGCACCCCTCGTCATCCACAACGAGCGCGCGAAGCGGGAGCTCGACCTCCGTCCGCGGGCCGCCGTCGACACGATCGTCGAGACCGCCGAGAGCCTGCGCGACCTCGGACTGCTGGCCGACCGGTCCTGA
- a CDS encoding DUF1918 domain-containing protein has product MKAKTGDFLVIASNHLDEPPRVGYIEEVHGEDGAPPYVVKWEDDGRTTIVFPGSDAHIEQRG; this is encoded by the coding sequence ATGAAGGCGAAGACGGGAGACTTCCTGGTGATCGCGTCGAACCACCTCGACGAGCCGCCGAGGGTCGGCTACATCGAGGAGGTCCACGGCGAGGACGGCGCGCCGCCGTACGTCGTGAAGTGGGAGGACGACGGCCGGACGACGATCGTCTTCCCGGGCTCGGACGCGCACATCGAACAGCGGGGTTAG
- a CDS encoding DUF4190 domain-containing protein — protein MTDETPSFPPDATPRADQPTPSPPFPGALPAIPAPERLPFSKPAIWGFVIACVSLFVFGFIGALGAAISARGFRAARQGIARGRGLAIAGMIIGTVGFLYYAVVFILTRFH, from the coding sequence ATGACCGACGAGACTCCGTCGTTTCCGCCCGACGCCACGCCGCGCGCCGATCAGCCGACGCCGTCCCCGCCCTTCCCGGGCGCCCTCCCGGCGATCCCTGCGCCCGAACGGCTGCCCTTCAGCAAGCCGGCGATCTGGGGCTTCGTCATCGCCTGCGTCAGCCTGTTCGTCTTCGGCTTCATCGGAGCCCTCGGTGCCGCCATCTCCGCACGCGGCTTCCGTGCCGCCCGGCAGGGGATCGCCCGTGGCCGCGGGCTCGCGATCGCCGGCATGATCATCGGGACGGTCGGCTTCCTGTACTACGCGGTCGTCTTCATTCTGACGCGCTTCCACTAG